In Paenibacillus sp. FSL R7-0345, a single window of DNA contains:
- the kdpC gene encoding potassium-transporting ATPase subunit KdpC translates to MNKKMDYDYIQEQEQEHESKASYILSVVRLSAICIILCGIVYPLASTAIAQALMPSQANGSLLKDNKGQAVGSELIGQSFTNPALFHGRVSSIEYNAAGSGSNNYGPSNPDMLQRTSDFIYQWQADNPDVPVAELPVDLVTNSGSGLDPHISPAAAAVQIPRISNLTGIPAEQLEALVAEYTEGRDLGIFGEERVNVLKLNMALLDK, encoded by the coding sequence ATGAACAAGAAAATGGATTATGATTATATACAGGAGCAAGAACAGGAGCATGAATCAAAAGCTTCCTATATTTTAAGTGTAGTGAGACTAAGTGCGATATGTATCATCCTCTGCGGGATTGTATACCCGCTGGCTTCCACAGCTATAGCACAGGCTTTAATGCCGTCCCAGGCGAACGGAAGTCTGCTGAAGGATAACAAAGGTCAAGCGGTTGGCTCAGAGCTGATTGGCCAGAGCTTTACGAACCCCGCTTTGTTCCACGGCCGGGTATCCTCAATTGAATATAACGCTGCAGGTTCCGGATCGAACAATTACGGCCCGTCCAATCCGGATATGCTGCAGCGCACAAGCGACTTCATTTATCAATGGCAGGCCGATAACCCGGATGTGCCTGTCGCTGAGCTTCCGGTTGATCTGGTTACCAATTCCGGATCAGGCCTCGACCCGCATATATCCCCGGCGGCGGCAGCAGTTCAGATTCCCCGGATCAGTAACCTGACCGGCATCCCGGCAGAGCAGCTCGAGGCACTGGTAGCAGAGTATACAGAGGGCCGCGACCTCGGGATCTTCGGTGAAGAACGTGTAAATGTGCTAAAGCTGAATATGGCTTTGCTGGATAAGTAA
- a CDS encoding histidine kinase, translating into MAPYKRKTPEEILYSISRLHRGRLKIIIGSVSGSGKTYQMLHEGRLLKQQGIDVVISAVSTMQRADTVEQSLDLERVPSIRWHKDGKELKDLPLEELIERNPEVVLVDGLAHRNRSGARFQTRLEDIRYLLDHGISVITTINVYELAGVAMMIYEKTGLRAEETVPLNTLELADEVRLIDVSPETILNRINEGVLGDEPDPAIFHRGNLGVLREISLRLVAEGVNDSLEKYREEHGLIGPSGAIERILVSAQYHWNGSLYVRRGQQIAKRLNGDLQVVTFVLPDQKLTKDQQVFKRSIQKLVKKVDARFDELLLPHLRKLPSMLVRYATQNNVTRIVMGHSNKNRWQEFWQGSTGNRVLRRIRNIDLFLMADRAEQEGERILPVKAKPKGAADSFHRLSSTEIEKKIETIRRGTFKVYIGAAPGVGKTYKMLQEGNILLKKGIDAVIGLLETHGRKETMEQLGGLPVIPRARISYQAALLEEMDTDAIIARHPEVVLVDELAHTNVPGSRTKKRYEDVIRLLDCGISVITTVNVQHLESLNDAVEQLTGVRVRETVPDAVLKMADEVELIDVTPKMLQERMREGKIYALEKVKQALASFFKMGNLIALRELALREIADDVDERLEAWDRDISLRGSWSRREVIFVCVDLGPRSERLIRRGFRIAYRLKAEWFVHYVHCGALKTEQEQKRLEALRHLTERLGGKMEAAETSHRRRVHSDLLQRMNEVQTTQLIVGYARKPLWYTLFKESAVHYLLRNARHMDMLIVADFDHDVGEKAPY; encoded by the coding sequence ATGGCGCCGTACAAACGCAAGACACCTGAAGAAATTCTCTATTCCATTTCACGCCTGCACCGGGGACGGCTGAAGATTATTATCGGCTCGGTTAGCGGTTCGGGCAAAACCTATCAGATGCTGCATGAAGGAAGGCTGCTGAAGCAGCAGGGGATCGATGTTGTAATCAGCGCAGTCTCGACCATGCAGCGGGCGGATACAGTAGAGCAGTCCCTTGATCTGGAACGGGTGCCCAGCATCCGCTGGCACAAGGACGGCAAGGAGCTGAAGGACCTTCCACTGGAGGAACTGATTGAACGGAACCCGGAGGTGGTGCTGGTGGACGGACTTGCACACCGCAACCGCAGCGGGGCGCGGTTTCAGACAAGGCTGGAGGATATCCGCTATTTACTGGATCACGGAATCAGCGTCATTACAACAATCAATGTGTATGAGCTGGCCGGGGTAGCGATGATGATTTATGAAAAGACAGGGCTCCGGGCGGAAGAAACGGTCCCGCTGAACACGCTTGAGCTGGCGGACGAGGTCAGGCTGATCGATGTATCCCCCGAGACGATTTTAAACCGGATCAATGAAGGGGTGCTGGGCGATGAGCCCGACCCTGCCATATTCCACCGCGGAAACTTAGGGGTACTCCGTGAAATCTCACTTAGGCTGGTTGCGGAAGGAGTCAACGATTCCCTTGAAAAATACCGGGAGGAGCACGGGCTTATCGGCCCTTCCGGTGCTATAGAGCGGATTCTGGTATCCGCCCAATACCACTGGAATGGTTCGCTGTATGTGCGGAGGGGGCAGCAGATTGCCAAACGGCTGAACGGGGATTTGCAGGTTGTAACGTTTGTATTGCCCGACCAGAAGCTGACGAAGGATCAGCAGGTGTTCAAACGCTCTATTCAAAAGCTGGTGAAAAAGGTGGATGCCAGATTTGATGAGCTTCTGTTACCGCATCTTCGCAAGCTTCCTTCCATGCTGGTTCGTTACGCAACCCAAAATAATGTGACCCGGATTGTCATGGGGCATTCCAATAAAAACCGCTGGCAGGAATTCTGGCAGGGCTCCACCGGAAACAGGGTGCTGAGAAGAATCCGCAATATCGATCTGTTTCTGATGGCTGACCGTGCAGAGCAGGAAGGGGAGCGGATTCTTCCCGTTAAAGCGAAGCCTAAAGGGGCAGCGGATTCATTTCACCGGCTGAGCAGTACAGAAATTGAAAAGAAAATTGAAACCATCCGCCGGGGGACATTCAAAGTGTATATCGGAGCAGCACCGGGTGTGGGCAAGACCTATAAAATGCTTCAGGAAGGGAATATTCTGCTGAAAAAGGGGATAGATGCGGTGATCGGCCTTCTGGAAACACATGGCAGAAAGGAGACCATGGAGCAGCTTGGCGGGCTGCCAGTGATTCCGCGGGCCAGAATTAGCTACCAGGCAGCCCTCCTGGAGGAAATGGATACTGATGCTATTATCGCCCGTCATCCTGAGGTCGTGCTTGTCGATGAGCTTGCCCACACCAATGTCCCGGGGAGCCGCACTAAGAAGCGGTACGAGGATGTAATCCGGCTGCTGGACTGTGGGATTTCCGTGATTACAACCGTCAATGTGCAGCATCTGGAGAGTCTGAATGATGCTGTGGAACAATTAACAGGCGTCAGGGTCAGGGAAACCGTTCCTGATGCTGTTTTAAAAATGGCTGATGAGGTTGAGCTGATTGACGTCACGCCCAAAATGCTGCAGGAGCGGATGCGGGAAGGGAAAATTTATGCGCTGGAAAAGGTAAAGCAGGCCTTGGCCTCTTTTTTCAAAATGGGGAATCTCATAGCCTTAAGGGAGCTGGCGCTGCGTGAAATTGCTGATGACGTGGATGAACGGCTGGAGGCGTGGGATCGTGATATTTCATTGCGGGGGTCCTGGAGCAGGCGTGAAGTGATCTTTGTCTGTGTAGATCTGGGTCCGCGTTCCGAGAGGCTGATCCGCCGCGGCTTCCGTATCGCCTACCGCCTGAAGGCCGAATGGTTCGTCCATTATGTACATTGCGGTGCACTTAAGACAGAACAGGAGCAGAAGCGGCTGGAGGCGCTGCGTCATTTAACGGAACGGCTCGGCGGCAAAATGGAGGCAGCTGAAACAAGCCACCGGCGCAGAGTGCACAGCGATTTGCTTCAAAGAATGAATGAGGTTCAAACCACGCAGCTTATTGTCGGATACGCGCGCAAGCCGCTATGGTATACGCTTTTTAAGGAAAGCGCCGTTCATTACCTGCTGCGGAATGCCCGGCATATGGATATGCTGATTGTTGCTGATTTTGATCACGATGTGGGGGAGAAGGCGCCTTATTAA
- a CDS encoding response regulator, with protein MIRLLIVEDENRTRELLRNYIPWEELGIGEVRAARNGLAALELTAEWTPDIIICDVRMPKLNGIEFSKRYRERNPRCKIIFLSGFSDKEYLKSAIFLKALTYLEKPIILEEVQAAVEAAVQLCTEERRKQAAELQLQAEVDRSLPFLRQEMVRKLIVRPDSPHVGPALLSSETFLLPLSGPYTVLAAELYWNPADLPEDPLPVQDSLLDAINREPQILAWRAIAGFDYANRLVLIVPGEYRSSYREGRETAENLADVLLKLAGPAIELKIGIGEPAASLLDIPAAYRLAADACALQYYYSQTKLVFADALERHEPLEMNRDEVRRMRGHLQKGEVEAAKGILRQWTEYAGLRMDLDILRLKDTYFQFLLTVLECAAQLGVAELSEDAERRYMWKELDRLSSLKGLEQYVLTFLELLQEQPDGEHAAGAGKMREIIRFIHSHFHEKGFTIRDIAEHVQLSETYLCAFFKKQRGQTVKEFITETKMSKAKERLREPNVKLLEIALDLGFTDANYFTTFFKRCEGCTPSEYRERAMK; from the coding sequence ATGATCAGGCTGCTAATTGTAGAGGATGAAAACAGAACCAGGGAGCTGCTGCGGAATTACATTCCCTGGGAGGAGCTCGGGATCGGCGAGGTCAGGGCAGCACGCAACGGCCTCGCCGCGCTTGAGCTGACGGCGGAGTGGACGCCGGATATTATTATTTGTGATGTGCGGATGCCCAAGCTGAACGGCATCGAATTCAGCAAGCGTTACAGGGAGCGGAATCCGCGATGCAAGATCATTTTTCTGAGCGGATTCTCGGATAAGGAATATTTGAAATCGGCCATATTTTTGAAAGCGTTAACATATCTGGAAAAACCGATCATTCTCGAGGAGGTGCAGGCGGCGGTTGAGGCTGCCGTCCAGCTGTGTACAGAGGAAAGACGGAAGCAGGCGGCGGAGCTTCAGCTGCAGGCTGAGGTTGACAGAAGTCTGCCCTTTCTCAGACAGGAAATGGTGCGCAAGCTGATTGTCCGGCCGGACTCTCCCCATGTCGGACCGGCCCTGCTCAGCAGTGAAACCTTTCTGTTACCCCTGAGCGGGCCGTATACGGTGCTCGCAGCAGAGCTGTACTGGAATCCTGCTGACCTTCCGGAGGATCCGCTACCAGTTCAGGATTCACTGCTGGATGCCATTAACCGCGAGCCGCAGATTCTGGCCTGGCGTGCGATAGCAGGCTTCGATTATGCTAACCGCCTGGTGCTTATTGTCCCGGGCGAATACCGCAGCTCTTACCGGGAGGGGCGGGAAACAGCCGAGAATCTTGCGGATGTGCTGCTGAAGCTTGCCGGACCGGCCATTGAACTGAAGATTGGCATCGGCGAACCGGCTGCTTCATTATTGGACATTCCCGCCGCGTACAGGCTTGCTGCAGATGCTTGTGCGCTGCAATATTATTACAGCCAGACGAAGCTTGTCTTTGCGGATGCCCTGGAACGTCATGAGCCGCTGGAGATGAACCGGGATGAGGTCCGCCGGATGCGCGGGCATCTGCAAAAAGGAGAGGTTGAGGCGGCGAAGGGCATCTTGCGCCAGTGGACGGAATATGCCGGCTTAAGGATGGACCTTGATATTTTGCGGTTAAAGGATACGTACTTTCAATTTCTGCTTACCGTTCTGGAATGTGCCGCCCAGCTGGGCGTTGCAGAGCTGTCTGAAGATGCGGAGCGCAGATACATGTGGAAGGAGCTGGACCGCCTATCGAGCCTTAAGGGGCTGGAGCAATATGTGCTGACTTTTCTGGAGCTGCTTCAGGAGCAGCCGGATGGGGAGCATGCGGCGGGGGCCGGGAAAATGCGGGAGATTATCCGGTTTATCCATTCCCATTTTCACGAAAAAGGGTTTACAATCAGGGATATCGCCGAGCATGTCCAGCTGAGTGAAACGTACCTGTGCGCCTTCTTCAAGAAGCAGCGGGGGCAGACGGTCAAGGAATTCATCACCGAAACCAAAATGAGCAAAGCGAAGGAACGGTTGCGTGAGCCCAATGTGAAGCTGCTTGAGATTGCACTGGACCTCGGATTCACGGACGCCAATTATTTTACTACCTTTTTCAAACGCTGTGAGGGCTGTACGCCGAGTGAATACAGGGAGCGTGCCATGAAATGA
- a CDS encoding sensor histidine kinase: MKKRIRFANLSIRYKLFATYLLVIAIPFLLLLFIHLNLTQQENKEAAVYSSRKMLDETKSYLEYKSQAITEVLNFISFNSLLQTSVSADSRQFEDVNQWHMEALRLSRLVNQFRYNEDIISIQVYMKDGLAGATENTDFLNMRNYRQTAWLQRFTAEKSAFMWLPSADVDAESGGGELSILRKIPSANNIREFDGIVRARVHGEAMHSVLDHAILTPGTSALLFNEQGELISRADSGRDLQYPVQEINALLSAGEETSYYDENYSFNGQRHLLGLQHIPNTSMTVALIVPYTDILESSTKARNRIISIFLLVIPLMLPLSFFVSASATKRIRQLILHVRKVKNGKFQLAPLPANEDEIGELTHNFNMMVNNMTGLIEETYSLGREVKNKELNALQAQINPHFLYNTLDLINVMAIESGSREIKRVVDELAVFYKLSLSNGKEYVTLESELQHIEAYVRIQNMRFGNGIALVLEVPHELYECELPKIVLQPLVENAILHGIMEKEEEAGTIRITASADKGDVRIEVIDDGVGMDAAALSAIFQEKSGGGSKGGGYGVRNIEERLKLSYGVMYGITFASTPGSGTRVSMRVPDRRTGTGFYSA; this comes from the coding sequence ATGAAGAAAAGAATCCGGTTCGCCAATCTCAGCATCCGTTACAAGCTTTTTGCGACCTATCTGCTTGTTATTGCGATTCCGTTTCTATTGCTTCTGTTCATCCATTTAAATCTCACCCAGCAGGAGAACAAGGAAGCGGCAGTGTACTCCTCGCGTAAAATGCTTGATGAAACAAAGTCCTACCTGGAATACAAGTCTCAGGCAATTACCGAGGTGCTCAATTTCATCTCCTTCAACTCACTGCTGCAGACCAGTGTCTCCGCTGACTCCCGGCAGTTTGAGGATGTTAACCAGTGGCATATGGAAGCGCTGCGGTTATCCCGGCTTGTCAATCAGTTCCGTTATAATGAAGATATTATTTCCATCCAGGTCTATATGAAGGACGGCCTGGCCGGTGCTACAGAAAATACGGACTTCCTGAATATGAGAAATTACAGGCAGACGGCCTGGCTGCAGCGCTTCACTGCGGAAAAGTCCGCCTTTATGTGGCTGCCCTCTGCTGATGTTGACGCGGAGTCTGGCGGAGGCGAGCTGTCCATCCTGCGCAAAATCCCGAGTGCTAATAACATTAGAGAGTTTGACGGCATTGTCCGTGCCAGAGTGCATGGCGAGGCGATGCACTCTGTGCTGGATCACGCGATTCTGACTCCGGGGACTTCTGCGCTTTTGTTCAACGAACAGGGGGAGCTGATCAGCCGGGCCGATTCCGGCCGGGATCTGCAGTATCCGGTTCAGGAGATCAATGCGCTCCTGTCAGCCGGGGAGGAGACCAGCTATTACGACGAGAATTACTCCTTTAACGGACAACGTCATCTCCTGGGCTTGCAGCACATTCCGAATACGTCGATGACGGTTGCACTGATCGTCCCCTATACGGATATTCTGGAGTCAAGCACCAAAGCGCGCAACCGGATCATTTCCATCTTTCTGCTGGTCATTCCGCTGATGCTTCCGCTTTCCTTTTTTGTGTCGGCATCGGCAACCAAACGGATCAGGCAGCTGATTCTGCATGTGCGCAAGGTCAAAAACGGCAAGTTTCAGCTCGCTCCGCTTCCGGCCAACGAAGATGAAATCGGCGAGCTTACCCATAATTTTAATATGATGGTCAATAACATGACCGGTCTGATAGAGGAGACCTATTCTCTCGGCAGGGAAGTCAAGAACAAAGAACTTAATGCGCTGCAGGCACAGATTAACCCGCATTTTCTGTACAACACGCTCGATCTGATCAATGTAATGGCCATCGAGTCGGGCTCACGGGAAATCAAGCGCGTCGTAGACGAGCTAGCCGTGTTCTATAAGCTCAGCCTGAGTAACGGAAAAGAGTATGTGACGCTGGAGAGTGAGCTGCAGCATATAGAGGCATATGTACGGATTCAGAATATGCGCTTCGGCAACGGAATTGCCCTGGTGCTTGAGGTCCCGCATGAACTGTACGAATGCGAGCTGCCCAAGATCGTCCTCCAGCCGCTCGTGGAGAATGCCATTCTTCACGGCATCATGGAAAAGGAGGAGGAAGCGGGTACCATCCGAATCACTGCCTCAGCCGATAAAGGCGATGTACGCATTGAAGTTATTGACGATGGAGTAGGGATGGACGCAGCAGCCTTGTCGGCTATTTTCCAGGAGAAAAGCGGAGGCGGGAGCAAGGGCGGAGGTTACGGGGTACGCAATATTGAAGAACGGCTAAAGCTGTCCTACGGGGTGATGTACGGGATTACCTTTGCGAGTACTCCGGGAAGCGGGACCCGTGTGTCCATGCGTGTACCTGACCGCAGAACCGGCACCGGCTTCTATTCCGCATAG
- a CDS encoding ABC transporter substrate-binding protein: MRRVIFGCISVLMLAAAVLVWLGGAFRHSGTEAEGTVPASASDPAYKNEVKLTGYLIGEAPPGLPEVLRALNDKLKQDINATLELNYIAWDELASRYSLLLESGENIDFIFAADWSSYTAEASRGAFMPLSKELLRTYMPRHMALMPEEAWRASLVNGQSYMIPTAVQERKINLALFRKDVMAKAGLREITAFSEIEPYLAVIKNSYPGMIPLNLDSQFDLSTPYGYLLAEQTGWPGAPIDSGDPSAQGIVGDMDDHSGELWSMVEEPMLSIQKKAARTMKDWYDKGYVNRNPFANQVRSKQSFCYGKSGIAFGNTNDLAQVFTLCKEKGIEVYPFPMLYPSGTTSQSSWLNNGVAISANSRHPERALQALDLIMEEPSYAFLAYYGIEGRNYKIQSDGRIGLPEGVSAESNSYPPDASGFWFVNKQLFPPMAVWTDSYAEMRGRIDGYLKPTIYLGFLFNSGNVKTEIANLKSVSIEYAQPIYIGAVEDVDAAFATLAVKLKAAGIDKVKAEVKQQAAVFLEGKQ, encoded by the coding sequence TTGAGGAGGGTTATATTCGGCTGCATATCCGTGCTGATGCTGGCAGCCGCAGTGCTGGTCTGGCTGGGCGGTGCGTTCAGGCACAGCGGCACGGAGGCAGAAGGAACTGTGCCGGCATCTGCTTCAGACCCGGCCTACAAGAATGAAGTGAAGCTGACCGGCTACCTGATCGGCGAAGCGCCTCCGGGCTTGCCGGAGGTGCTTCGTGCGCTTAATGACAAGCTGAAGCAGGATATCAATGCCACACTGGAGCTGAATTATATCGCCTGGGACGAGCTGGCCTCCAGATATTCACTGCTGCTTGAATCCGGAGAGAATATTGATTTCATATTCGCTGCCGACTGGTCCTCCTACACCGCCGAAGCGTCAAGAGGAGCATTTATGCCGCTCAGCAAGGAGCTGCTGCGTACGTACATGCCCCGTCACATGGCGCTGATGCCGGAAGAAGCATGGCGGGCGTCGCTGGTGAACGGCCAGTCTTATATGATCCCTACCGCTGTACAGGAACGCAAGATCAATCTGGCCTTATTCCGCAAGGATGTGATGGCAAAGGCCGGGCTCAGAGAAATTACTGCCTTTTCCGAGATTGAGCCGTATCTGGCCGTAATCAAAAATAGCTACCCGGGTATGATCCCCCTTAACCTGGATTCACAATTCGACCTGTCAACGCCTTACGGCTATTTATTGGCTGAACAGACAGGCTGGCCGGGCGCTCCTATAGACTCCGGAGATCCGTCCGCGCAGGGCATAGTCGGCGATATGGACGATCATTCAGGTGAGCTGTGGTCCATGGTTGAGGAGCCGATGCTCAGTATCCAAAAGAAGGCGGCTCGTACAATGAAGGACTGGTACGATAAAGGATACGTCAACAGAAACCCGTTTGCCAATCAGGTGCGGTCCAAACAGAGTTTCTGTTACGGGAAATCCGGTATAGCCTTCGGCAATACTAATGATCTGGCACAGGTGTTTACACTTTGCAAGGAAAAGGGGATCGAGGTGTATCCATTCCCCATGCTGTATCCCTCCGGTACAACGAGCCAGTCCTCCTGGCTGAATAACGGAGTGGCGATCAGCGCGAACTCCAGACATCCGGAGCGGGCGCTGCAGGCCCTTGACCTGATAATGGAAGAGCCCTCGTATGCTTTTTTGGCTTACTATGGAATTGAAGGACGGAATTATAAGATTCAGAGTGACGGCAGGATTGGACTGCCGGAAGGCGTGAGTGCCGAGAGTAATTCTTATCCGCCAGATGCCTCGGGCTTCTGGTTTGTGAACAAGCAGCTGTTTCCTCCGATGGCGGTATGGACGGACAGCTATGCAGAGATGAGGGGGCGGATCGACGGTTATCTGAAACCGACGATCTACCTGGGCTTTCTGTTTAATTCCGGAAATGTCAAAACCGAAATTGCCAATCTGAAAAGTGTCTCGATCGAGTACGCCCAGCCGATTTATATCGGAGCGGTGGAGGATGTGGATGCTGCCTTTGCCACGCTTGCCGTAAAGCTTAAAGCAGCAGGCATCGACAAGGTAAAAGCAGAGGTAAAGCAGCAGGCAGCAGTATTTTTAGAGGGGAAACAATAG
- a CDS encoding family 43 glycosylhydrolase — translation MKKGKLFIMFQWALVVLITVFAFGPLPAKAAAGTITNDVFWKDTAGNPIYSQGGNILKVGSTYYWYGVKYNGAVSYYNNPSAKNSDTSFAAVTCYSSTDLVNWTFRGNVITAGAEGTTWDPDWLGRLGVVYNTNTQKYVLITQYAGPEGSGVAFATSSTPTGAFAFHHVQTSITNVVNNLPGDQSTFVDDNGKAYLVFSNASGRSRTYVSELRASDYLNIEPATQVFQSTLGGREGNAMFKYNGRYYIASSDLHGWNASHAYVISSTSITGPYSAESIMANSEKDYSHVSQTGFFIHVQGSSGTTILFAGDRWSDFAGNGLGYNQWMPLSFNGTEPVLNSLSKFNLDAAAGTWSVAAGNNYIMNPSYEADRITLNTLTGWSNWKNTTADPNSNISPGRTGRYSMTQYSDTAYSASMYQNVSGLPNGTYTLKAWVKSGGGQQTAQIFVKNYGGAEKNAAVNTVMNNWTEITIPDIAVTNGSAQIGVYSVANAGNWLRVDDWSLTKN, via the coding sequence ATGAAGAAGGGCAAGCTGTTCATTATGTTTCAATGGGCATTGGTTGTTCTGATTACCGTATTTGCCTTCGGGCCGCTTCCGGCCAAGGCTGCAGCCGGAACGATTACCAACGACGTATTCTGGAAGGATACGGCTGGAAATCCGATTTATTCTCAGGGGGGCAACATACTCAAGGTAGGCAGTACGTACTACTGGTATGGTGTCAAATATAACGGGGCCGTTTCCTACTATAACAATCCAAGCGCCAAAAACAGTGATACCAGCTTTGCGGCGGTGACCTGCTACTCCTCAACCGATCTGGTGAACTGGACATTCCGCGGCAATGTTATTACAGCGGGTGCCGAAGGGACAACCTGGGACCCCGATTGGCTGGGCCGGCTGGGTGTCGTTTATAACACCAACACCCAGAAGTATGTGTTAATCACCCAGTACGCCGGGCCCGAGGGCAGCGGTGTGGCCTTTGCCACCAGCAGCACCCCGACCGGAGCCTTTGCCTTTCATCATGTACAGACCTCCATTACCAATGTGGTTAACAATCTCCCCGGAGACCAGTCCACCTTCGTTGATGATAACGGAAAAGCGTACCTGGTCTTCAGCAACGCGAGCGGGCGGTCACGGACCTATGTGTCAGAGCTGCGGGCTTCCGACTATCTGAACATTGAACCGGCAACCCAGGTGTTTCAGAGCACGTTAGGAGGACGGGAAGGCAATGCCATGTTCAAGTACAACGGCAGATATTACATCGCTTCCTCCGACCTGCACGGCTGGAATGCCTCTCACGCATATGTCATTTCGTCTACCAGTATAACCGGTCCGTATTCGGCGGAATCCATAATGGCCAATTCGGAAAAAGATTACTCGCATGTGTCGCAGACCGGTTTTTTCATCCATGTGCAGGGAAGTTCCGGGACGACCATCCTGTTCGCCGGTGACCGCTGGAGTGACTTCGCCGGCAACGGGCTCGGCTATAACCAGTGGATGCCGTTGTCTTTTAACGGTACGGAGCCAGTGCTGAATTCCCTGAGCAAATTCAATCTGGATGCAGCAGCCGGTACGTGGAGTGTTGCCGCAGGGAACAACTACATTATGAATCCGAGCTACGAGGCGGACCGGATTACGCTCAACACATTAACCGGCTGGTCCAACTGGAAAAATACGACGGCTGATCCCAACTCCAATATATCGCCCGGACGTACCGGACGTTATTCGATGACACAGTATAGTGATACCGCTTACAGCGCCAGCATGTACCAGAATGTATCAGGCCTGCCTAACGGGACGTATACCTTGAAGGCCTGGGTCAAGAGCGGCGGAGGCCAGCAGACAGCCCAGATTTTTGTCAAAAATTACGGCGGAGCCGAAAAAAATGCGGCGGTCAATACGGTGATGAATAACTGGACCGAGATTACGATTCCCGACATTGCAGTAACAAACGGCAGCGCACAAATCGGCGTATACAGTGTTGCGAATGCAGGCAACTGGCTGCGTGTGGACGACTGGTCGTTAACGAAAAACTGA
- a CDS encoding ABC transporter permease subunit: MFVPIAVYFIIFAYIPMAGIVMAFQSYTVKGGIFGSPWVGLDNFSYFFQSGKAWLVTRNTIIYNLAFLTCYTVFSILAAVVISEIRQKWFKKLSQTLMFLPYFISWVTVSAFVYNFLNYEYGIVNRIFASFHLEAIDIYSTTWYWYLILPFLYVWKWVGYGSVLYLAAIVGIDQEIYEAATIDGATKFQKITKITLPLLKPTMIILLLLGLGRIMRGEFDMFYQLIGNNGLLMDATDIIDTLAFRSLMGTADFGMASSVGFYQSVLTLIIILGANWMVRRYDKDQALF, from the coding sequence ATGTTTGTCCCCATCGCGGTATATTTTATTATCTTTGCCTATATTCCGATGGCCGGCATTGTAATGGCGTTTCAGTCCTATACCGTGAAGGGCGGAATCTTTGGCAGTCCATGGGTAGGCCTGGACAACTTCAGCTATTTTTTCCAGTCCGGCAAAGCCTGGCTCGTAACACGCAACACGATTATTTACAATCTTGCTTTTTTAACCTGTTACACTGTCTTTTCCATTCTTGCTGCTGTCGTTATCTCGGAAATCAGGCAGAAATGGTTTAAAAAGCTGTCCCAGACCTTAATGTTTCTGCCGTATTTTATATCCTGGGTGACCGTATCTGCCTTTGTCTACAATTTCCTGAATTATGAATACGGCATCGTTAACCGGATCTTCGCCTCTTTCCATCTGGAAGCGATTGATATTTATTCGACGACCTGGTACTGGTATCTCATTCTGCCTTTCCTGTATGTATGGAAATGGGTGGGTTACGGCAGCGTGCTGTATCTGGCGGCCATCGTCGGCATCGATCAGGAAATCTATGAAGCAGCCACGATTGACGGGGCAACGAAATTTCAGAAAATAACGAAGATTACCCTGCCGCTGCTGAAGCCGACCATGATCATTCTGCTGCTGCTCGGACTGGGCCGGATTATGCGCGGGGAGTTCGATATGTTCTATCAGTTAATCGGAAATAACGGGCTGCTGATGGATGCTACAGATATTATTGATACGCTGGCCTTCCGCTCGCTGATGGGTACAGCCGATTTTGGAATGGCTTCCTCCGTCGGGTTCTACCAATCCGTACTGACGCTGATCATTATCCTTGGCGCCAACTGGATGGTACGCAGATACGACAAAGACCAGGCCTTGTTCTAA